The Streptomyces sp. NBC_00483 genome contains the following window.
CTGATGAACGGCTGCGTCAACAAGCAGCGCCAGCACGCTCTGGACGTACTCCTCAGCCGCTCCCTGATGGCCCTGATGGGCCTCGCCGTCATCGCCTTCGCCTTCGGCTACGCCATGGCGGGCCGCGTCCTGTCCCCGCTCGGCCGGATCACGCGCACCGCGCGCCGGGTCGCCGGCACGGACCTGACGCGCCGCATCGAGCTGGACGGGCCGGACGACGAGCTGAAGGAGCTGTCGGACACCTTCGACGAGATGCTGGACCGCCTGGAGCGCGCCTTCACGGCGCAGCAGCGCTTCGTCGGGAACGCCTCCCATGAGCTGCGTACACCGCTCGCGATCAACCGCACCCTCCTGGAGGTGCACCTCTCCGATCCGGGCGCCCCTGTGGAGCTCCAGCAGCTCGGCAAGACGCTGCTGGCCACGAACGAGCGCAGTGAGCAGCTCGTGGAGGGCCTGCTGCTGCTCGCCCGCAGCGACAACCAGATCGTCGAGCGCAAGCCCGTGGACCTGGCGGAGGTCGCCTCGCAGGCGATCGACCAGGCCAGGGCCGAGGCCGACGAGAAGGGCGTGGAGATCCGCGGGGAGTGCAAGGAAGCGGTGATCCAGGGCAACGGTGTGCTCCTGGAGCGCATCGCCCTGAACCTCGTGCAGAACGCCGTCCGCTACAACATCCCCGAAGGGGGATGGGTGGAGGTGGACACGGAGGCCCAGCACGGCCAGGCGGTCCTGGTGGTCGCGAACACGGGCCCGGTGGTCCCCGCGTACGAGATCGACAATCTTTTCGAGCCGTTCAGGCGGCTGCGCACCGAGCGCACCGGCAGCGACAAGGGCGTGGGCCTCGGGCTCTCCATCGCCCGGTCGGTCGCGCGCGCCCACGGGGGTCGCATCACCGCCGAGCCACGCGAGGGGGGTGGGCTCGTGATGCGGGTCACCCTGCCGATCTAGGCCGGTTCAACGTGCGTGCGGCCCATGGATCTGACATGCTTCCGCCGACGCGCTGGGGAGTTCGCTTTTGGCTGAATTTTCCGGACCTGCGCCGGAGATCTCCGTGTGTGATCGATCACATGGGCGTTTTTTCGGCCGTCCACTCTCCGTGATCGCAAAAGCCGTGTGAAAGCCGGGAAAGTCCGGGTTTTCGGGCGCCTTGATCACGGGAAGTACACGGGGTGGCGCCCGTGCAGTGCGGCAATCGGACCGTGTACGGTCCGGTTCGCCACCCAAGACGATCACTCGTGAGGGATCCAGTTGGGTGTCGATTGAGTAACAGACCTTGATGTGAGGCAAAATCTCCGCCTCAGGTCGGGCACAAGTCCGGCCTCTCATGCGTTACGGCGCTTGAGACACCGCAGACACCCAGAGGGGGAGAGCGACATGGCAACGGATTACGACACCCCACGCAAGACCGATGACGACCTCAATGAAGACAGCATTGAGGAACTGAAGTCCAGGCGTAACGACAAGTCGGCTTCGAACGTCGACGTGGACGAGTTCGAGGCGGCGGAGGGCCTGGAGCTTCCGGGCGCCGACCTCTCGAATGAGGAGCTGGCCGTCCGTGTCCTGCCCAAGCAGCAGGACGAGTTCACCTGCATGAGCTGCTTCCTGGTGCACCACCGCAGCCAGCTCGCGCGGGAGAAGAACGGACAGCCCATCTGCCGCGACTGCGACTGAGGCAGGGTCGGGCATGACCAGCTCGACCCCGCCCTGGAAGCGCCGTTCCCGCAACAAGAAGGTCAGCGGGACGGCTCAAGGCCCGTCAGAGGCCGTGCGTGACGACGAGCGAGGCTCTTTCCCAGGAGCACCTGGTGCAGCATCGGGTGCCCCCGGAGAAGAAGCCTCGCTCGAATCGGCGGACGACCATGAGTCGGCGGGCGACCTGCCGGTGGCCCCGGCGGCCGGCAGCGACGGTGCGCGCAGGGGTGGCGTCGTCGCGAGAGGCGCCAGAACAGCCAGAACGGGGCTGGCCAAGGGCGGCGCGGCCGCCAAGGCCTCGATCGGCTATCTCGCCGATCGCATCATCGAGAACGCGCCGCGGGTTCCCGTGCGGGACCTGGCGACCCTCCGCAAGCAGTTCCCGGGTCTCGACCCCGAACAGCTCGCGGACAAGCTGGTCACGGGCGCGGCCGCCGCGACATCCACCGTGGGCGCGGGAGTCGGCGTCGCCGCGATGCTGCCCGTTCCGCCCGCGATGCCGACCGAACTGGCCGCGGAGGTGACCGGTGTGGCCGCGATCGAGCTGAAGTTGATCGCCGAGCTGCACGAGGTCTACGGACTGCGGCCGCCAGGGACTCTGAAGGGCCGCAGCGGCGCCTATCTGACCGCGTGGACGGAAGAGCGCGGCATCGACGTGACGAAGCCGACTACGGTCAATGCGGCGCTCGGCGTACAGATGAAGCGCGAGCTTCGACAGCAGATCATGAAGCGGATGGTGCGGAACCTTCCGAGCCTGACGCCGTTCATGATCGGCGCGGCCGTGGGGGCGCTCATGAACCGGCGCGACACCAGGAAGCTGGCCGAGCGGGTACGTCAGGACCTGCGGCGGCACCAGGTGCCCTGGGAGGCGCTGACCGAACTGCCGCCCCTGGAGGAGCCGCCCGACGCCCTGGAGATCGGGGCCTGATTCCGCCCCTGATCCCGCCCTCGTTCAGGCGCGGCTCAGAGCCTTTGCCAAAGCTTCAGGTTCGCGCGTCGACAGGTAGACGTACGGCGTCGGGTCCGAGGGATCGGTGATCTCCGCCCGCACCGCGGTCGTGACGTAGCTGCGCAGCAGCATGAAGGCGCGCGGATCGGCCTTGTACGTGCGCCACGCGCGGGCCTCCTCCGCGTCCAGGACGTGCACCTCGCCGAGGGCGGACAGCGGGATCTTCGCGTCGCCCGCGACCAGCGAGTCGGCGACGACGCGAACCCGGGCCGAGCCGTACGAACTGGTGATCACGGCCGCGATGAGCAGGCCGCCGACGAAGCCTCCGAGCAGCGGCAACGGGCCGAAGGGCAGCAGGATGATGGCGCCGACGACACCCACCATGAACGTGATGAGCCACCACGAGCGGGGCGCGGTGAGTCGTTCGTCGTAGGGCGTCGTCGAGGTCTCCATGGGCTCAAGCTTGGCACGATGCGTGGAGTGATAGGACGCGCGGGTAAGGTCTGCGGCTGTGAGTGGTACTTCTGCAGCTCTGACGCCCCCTGCCGACGCCATAGCCCCGGTGCGGCACCCCGACGCGCCCGCCCCAGGAGAGCTCCTCGGCGCGCACTACGGACACTGTTTCGGCTGTGGCGGCGAGCAGCCGCACGGGCTGCACCTGGAGGCGCGGGCCGGTGAAGGTGTCACCGTCACCGCCGAGTTCACCGTGCGCCCCGCGCATCAGGGTGCGCCGGGTCTTGCGCACGGCGGGGTCCTCGCGACCGCGCTCGACGAGACGCTCGGCTCCCTGAACTGGCTGCTTCAGGCCATCGCCGTGACCGGCCGCCTGGAGACCGACTTCGTGCGGCCCGTTCCCGTGGACACGGTGCTGTTCCTGTCCGCCGAGGTGACGGCCGTCGCCGGCCGCAAGATCTACTCGACCGCGACCGGCCGGATCGGTGGCCCCGACGGGCCCGTTGCCGTGCGTGCCGACGCCCTCTTCATCGAGGTCAAGGTCGACCACTTCATCGAGAACGGCCGCCCGGAAGAGATCGAGGCGGCCATGAGCGACCCCGACCAGGTCAGGCGCGCCCGCGCCTTCGAGGTGAACCCGTGAGCAATTTCCCTGGCGGTCCCGGCCACGAACTCGGCGTGCTCGTGCGGCGCGTCGACCCCGATGTGCCACTGCCTTCGTACGAGCATCCCGGTGACGCCGGAGCCGATCTGCGGACCACCGAGGCGTGCGAACTCGCGCCCGGTGAGCGGGTCGTTCTGCCCACCGGTGTGTCGGTCGCCCTGCCCGAGGGGTACGCGGCCTTCGTGCACCCCAGATCCGGCCTCGCAGCGCGCTGCGGCGTGGCTCTGGTGAATGCCCCAGGGACGGTGGATGCCGGGTACCGTGGGGAGATCAAGGTGATCGTGGTGAATCTCGACCCGCGCGAGAGCGTGCGGTTCGAGCGCTTCGACCGGATTGCCCAACTGGTGGTCCAGCAGGTCGAGAGGGTCCGCTTCCAGGAGGTCGCGGAGCTTCCCGATTCGGTGCGGGCCGAAGGGGGCTTCGGGTCCACCGGCGGGCACGCTGCCGTAGGTGGCCCGACCGTTGCCGGCAACGGCGCGGACGGTCAAAAGGGTGGGAATCGATACGCTTCGGTCGTATCCGACCGGGAAGGACAGTGACGTGTTCGGACGTCGTAACAAGAACGGCGCCGCCGAGGATGCGGCCGACGAGGCCGAGCAGGTCGTCGACAGCGTCGGCAGCGTGGACACGGACGAGCAGGGGTCGGACCGCGTCCGACTCGAGCCCGAGCCCCGTCCCGACGGTCCCTGGGACGACTCCGAGGTCCGCGAGCCCGGCGAGGGCCGGGTGGACCTGGGCGGAGTCTTCGTCCCCGGCGTGGAGGGCATGGAGCTGCGTGTGGAGGTCGCGGGCGACGCGATCGTCGCGGCGACCGTCGTCCTCCAGGACAGCGCGATCCAGCTCCAGGCCTTCGCCGCCCCCAAGAAGGAGGGCATCTGGGGCGAGGTCCGCGAGGAGATCGCCTCCGGCATCACCCAGCAGGGTGGTGTGATCGACGAGGTCGAGGGTCCGCTCGGCTGGGAGCTGCGGGCCCAGGTGCCGGTGCAGCTGCCGGACGGCACGGGCGGTTTCCAGGTCGTGCGGTTCATCGGCGTGGACGGCCCGCGCTGGTTCCTGCGCGGCGTGATCTCGGGCCAGGGCGCCGTGCAGCCGCAGGCGGCCGGCCTCCTGGAGCAGATCTTCCGCGACACCGTCGTGGTGCGCGGCGAGGGCCCGATGGCCCCGCGTGACCCGATCGTCCTGAAGCTCCCCGACGACGCGCAGATGGTCGCCGAGAGCTCCCAGGGCGATGGCGGCCAGGAGGCCTCGCGCTTCTCCGGTGGCATGGGCCAGCTCCAGCGCGGCCCGGAGATCACCGAGGTCCGCTGAGGCGCTCACACCGTCGTACGAGGCCGGGGCCGCGCATCCTTCAAGGGTGCGCGGCCCCGGTTTCGTGCATCAGGGTTGCGTCAAGGCCACCCGCCCGGCCGTCATCCGCCCCATTTGCGCAGATCGCAGGCCGTAGGCTCGACGCTGCGTGGAGCAGTCACGGGAAGACAATGAGGCCATGGGACGCGGGACGCGCGGGAAACTACGGATCTACCTCGGCAGCGCACCGGGCGTCGGCAAGACGTACGCGATGCTGTCCGAGGCACACCGCCGGGTGGAGCGGGGCACGGACTGCGTGGTGGCGTTCGTCGAGCATCACGACCGGCCGCGCACCGAGGTGATGCTGCACGGCCTGGAGCAGATCCCGCGCAAAGAGCTCGCGTACCGGGGGACGGTCTTCCACGAGATGGACGTGGACGCCGTGCTGCTGCGCGCCCCGGCCGTCGCCCTCGTCGACGAACTGGCGCACACGAACGTGCCGGGCTCGCGCAACGCCAAGCGCTGGCAGGACGTCGAGGAACTGCTTGGTGCGGGCATCGACGTCATATCGACCGTCAACATCCAGCATCTTGAGTCGTTGGGCGATGTGGTTGATTCGATCACTGGTGTACGTCAACGGGAGACGGTCCCCGACGAAGTCGTCCGCCGTGCCGACCAGATCGAACTCGTCGACATGTCGCCCCAGTCGCTGCGCCGCCGCATGGCCCACGGCAACATCTACAAGTCCGACAAGGTCGACGCGGCGCTCTCCAACTACTTCCGCCCCGGAAACCTCACCGCACTGCGGGAGTTGGCGCTCCTCTGGGTCGCCGACCGGGCCGACGAGTACCTCCAGGAGTACCGGGGCGAGCACAACATCCGTTCCACCTGGCAGGCCCGCGAGCGCATCGTCGTCGGCCTGACCGGAGGGCCCGAGGGCCGCACGTTGATCAGGCGCGCGGCGCGGCTCGCCGAGAAGGGCGCGGGCGGCGAGGTGCTCGCGGTCTACATCGCCCGCAGCGACGGCCTCACCGCCGCCTCGCCCAAGGAGCTGGCCGTCCAGCGCACCCTGGTCGAAGACCTGGGCGGCACGTTCCACCACGTCATCGGCGACGACATCCCCGCAGCCCTCCTGGAGTTCGCCCGCGGCGTCAACGCCACTCAGATCGTCCTCGGCTCCTCGCGGCGCAAGACCTGGCAGTACATGTTCGGCCCCGGCGTCGGCGCGACCGTCGCCCGCGAGTCCGGGCCCGACCTCGACGTGCACATCGTCACGCACGACGAGGTCGCCAAGGGGCGCGGACTCCCCGTCGCCCGCGGCGCCCGGCTCGGCCGGTCCCGGATCGTGTGGGGCTGGCTCACCGGCATCGGCGGCCCCGCGCTGCTCGCCCTTGTCCTCACGCACACCCACAGCGACCTCGGCCTCGCCAACGACATGCTGCTGTTCCTGTCGCTGACGGTCGCCGCCGCCCTGGTCGGCGGACTGCTTCCGGCGCTGGCCTCGGCGGCCTTCGGCTCACTGCTGCTCAACTACTTCTTCACGCCGCCGCTGCACCTGTGGACCGTCGCCGACCCCCGCAACATCGTTGCCATCGTGATCTTCGTGGGCGTCGCGGTGTCCGTGGCCTCGGTCGTGGATCTCGCGGCGCGGCGCACCCACCAGGCGGCCCGGCTGCGCGCCGAGTCCGAGATCCTCGCCTTCCTGGCGGGCAGCGTGCTGCGCGGCGACACCAGCCTGGAGGCGCTGCTCGAACGCGTACGGGAGACCTTCGCGATGGAGTCCGTGGCACTCCTGGAGCGGGAGGGCGACACCGCGCCGTGGACCTGCGCGGCGAGCGTCGGCACGCAGTCCCTCGGCCGGCCCGAGGACGCCGATGTCGACATGCCGGTCGGGGACCACCTGGCGCTCGCCCTGACCGGGCGCGTGCTGCCCGCGGAGGACCGGCGCGTGCTTGCCGCGTTCGCCGCGCAGGCCGCCGTCGTGCTCGACCGCCAGCGCCTGCAGTCCGAGGCCGACCAGGCGCGGGCGCTCGCAGAGGGCAACCGCATCCGTACGGCCCTGCTGGCCGCCGTCTCGCACGATCTGCGCACGCCGCTCGCGGGCATCAAGGCGTCGGTGTCGTCACTGCGCTCCGAGGACGTCGACTGGTCGCCCGAGGACCAGGCGGAGCTGCTCGCCGGGATCGAGGAGGGCTCCGACCGGCTCGACCACCTCGTCGGGAACCTGCTCGACATGTCGCGCCTGCAGACCGGCACCGTCACCCCGCTCATCCGCGAGATCGACCTCGACGAGGTCGTGCCGATGGCGCTGGTCGGCGTGCCGGACCCGGACCTCAACGTCGACCTGGACGTACCCGAGACGCTGCCCATGGTCAGCGTCGACAAGGGGCTCCTGGAGCGCGCCGTCGCCAACGTCGTCGAGAACGCGGTCAAGTACAGCCCGCCCGACAAGCCCGTCCTCGTCTCCGCGAGCACGCTCGGCGACCGCGTCGAGCTGCGCGTCGTGGACCGCGGGCCCGGAGTCCCTGACGAGGCCAAGGACCGGATTTTCGAGCCCTTCCAGCGCTACGGTGACGCTCCGCGCGGCGCCGGTGTGGGCCTCGGGCTCGCCGTGGCGCGCGGCTTCACGGAGGCCATGGGGGGCACGCTCGGCGCGGAGGACACTCCAGGAGGCGGGCTCACGATGGTCCTGACCCTGCGGGCCGCGACCCGCACCACCCCGGACACGGCCCCGGAGGCCGTACGGACAGCCGGACAAGCAGCCGGACAGGCAACTGGTCCCCAGAGAGGCAGGCACGCATGACCCGGGTGCTCGTGGTCGACGACGAGCCGCAGATCGTCCGCGCCCTCGTCATCAACCTGAAGGCGCGCAAGTACGAGGTGGACGCCGCCGCGGACGGGGCGCAGGCGCTGCAGCTCGCCGCCGCCCGCCACCCCGACGTGATCGTCCTCGACCTGGGCCTGCCCGACATGGACGGCGTCGAGGTGATCAAGGGGCTGCGCGGCTGGACCCGCGTACCGATCCTGGTGCTGTCCGCGCGGCACTCGTCCGACGAGAAGGTCGAGGCGCTCGACGCGGGCGCCGACGACTACGTGACCAAGCCCTTCGGCATGGACGAGCTCCTCGCCCGGCTGCGGGCGGCCGTGCGGCGGGCGGAGCCCACGGGTGGGACCGAGGACGAGGGGATCGTCGAGACCTCGGACTTCACGGTCGACATGGCCGCGAAAAAGGTAAACCGGGGCGGGCACGACGTACGGCTGACCCCCACCGAATGGCATCTCCTGGAGGTCCTGGTGCGCAATACGGGCCGCCTGGTCAGCCAGAAGCAGCTGCTGCAGGAGGTGTGGGGGCCCTCGTACGGGACGGAGACCAACTATCTGCGGGTGTACATGGCGCAGTTGCGGCGCAAGTTGGAGACCGATCCCTCGCATCCGCGGCACTTCGTCACGGAACCGGGGATGGGGTACCGATTCGAGCGGTGAGGCCCGCGAAAGCGGGTACACCAGCGGGTACGACCCTGTCACAGGGCCCAGGTACGCTTCCAGTATGAGTGCTGTTCCGCGTTCCGACAGGGCGTCCGAGAAGCCGGCGGGCCGGTTCCGGCGCATGCTCGACAGGCTGTCCAGTTCCCAGGAGGACCTGGAGTCGGAGGAGCTGCGCGAGGACTCGGAGACCACCGGCTGCACGCGCATCGGCGACTGCGCGGACCGACAAATGGTCACTGTTACTGGTACGTTGCGCACGGTAACCCTGCGACCACGCGCCGGAGTTCCCGCGCTGGAGGCGGAGTTGTTCGACGGCTCGGCCGCGGTGGACGTGGTGTGGCTCGGCAGGCGCTCGATCGTCGGGATCGAGCCGGGGCGCAAACTCATAGCTTCGGGACGGATCTCGATGAGTCGGGGCCGTAGGGTGCTGTTCAATCCGAAGTACGAACTCAGACCGCTCGGACGGGAGTAGCCGGTGACGTCCCTCGACAAGCCGACCGAACGTGAACCCGGAGTCGATCAAGGCGCCGTGACGGACAAGTCCGTGACCGAGGCCGCGCTCTTCGAGGCCTTCGGCGGCGTGCGGGGCATGGTGGAGACCGTCCTGCCCGGCCTCCTCTTCGTGAGCATCTTCACGGTCAACAAGGACCTGCACATGTCGGCCATCGCGGCCCTCGCGGTGTCCCTGGTCCTCGTCGTCGTGCGCCTCGTCATGAAAGACACCGTCAAGCACGCCTTCAGTGGCGTCTTCGGTGTCGCCTTCGGTGTTGTCTTCGCGATGATGACGGGCAACGCCAAGGCGTTCTATCTGCCGGGCATGCTCTACACGTTGGGGCTCGCGCTCGCGTACATCGTGACCACCCTGTGCGGTGTTCCGTTGATCGGGCTCATCCTCGGGCCCGTGTTCAAGGAGAACCTCTCCTGGCGCACCCGCAACCCCGGCCGCAAGAAGGCGTACGCCAAGGCGAGTTGGGCCTGGGGCCTGATCCTCCTGGCCAAGTGCGCGATTCTGTTCCCGCTGTACTTCTGGGCGGACACGGATTCTGCCAACACTCAATTCGGCTGGGTGCTCGTCGCGTTGAAGATCCCGCCGTTCCTGCTGGCGGTGTGGCTCACGTGGGTGTTCCTGGCGAAGGCGCCCGCGCCCATCGACGTGTTCGCGGAGATGGAGGAGAAGGAGCGGCAGGCCGAGGCCGAGCGCGAGCAGGCTCAGGCCGCCAGTGAAGAGAACGGGCGGGCGCGGCATCGCCGCGAGGTCTGACCCTCGTACGACCCGAGACTGACCCTCGTACGACCCGAGAACGGCCCGTCGTGAACGACGACAAGGAGGCGGCCCCGAGCCAAGAGCTCGGGGCCGCCTCCTTGTGCCTGCCTCATGCAGAGCAGCGCGTTACGCGTCCTCGCGTCGCACCGACAGCAGGTCCTCCAGCTGCTCCTCGCGCGCCTGCGCCGCGACGAACAGCAGCTCGTCGCCCGCCTCGAGGGAGTCCTCCGCGCTGGGGGCCAGCACGCGGGTGCCGCGGATGATCGTCACCAGGGACGTGTCCTGCGGCCACTGGACGTCACCGACCCGGGTGCCGGCCAGGGCCGACTCCTCCGGGAGGGTCAGCTCGACCAGGTTCGCGTCGCCGTGGCTGAAGCGGAGCAGGCGGACGAGATCGCCCACGCTGACCGCCTCTTCGACGAGCGCCGACATGAGGCGCGGCGTCGAGACGGCCACGTCCACGCCCCACGACTCGTTGAACAGCCACTCGTTCTTCGGGTTGTTGACGCGGGCGACGACCCGCGGGACCCCGTACTCGGTCTTCGCGAGCAGCGAGACGACCAAGTTGACCTTGTCGTCGCCGGTGGCCGCGATGACCACGTTGCAGCGCTGCAGCGCCGCCTCGTCCAGGGACGTGATCTCGCAGGCGTCGGCGAGCAGCCACTCCGCCTGCGGGACGCGCTCGACCGAGATGGCGGTCGGGGCCTTGTCGACGAGGAGGACCTCGTGACCGTTCTCCAGGAGCTCGCCCGCGATCGAACGACCGACCGCTCCGGCTCCGGCAATGGCGACCCTCATCACTGACCGCCTTCCTCGGGGCCCTCGGCGAACGCCGCCTCGACCTTCTCGACGTCGTCCGTGCGCATCATCACGTGCACGAGGTCGCCCTCCTGGAGCACCGTCTGCGACGTCGGCAGGATCGCCTCGCCGAGCCGGGTCAGGAACGCGACGCGTACGCCGGTCTCCTCCTGGAGGCGGCTGATCTTCTGGCCGATCCAGGACTCCGAGGCGTGCACCTCGGCGAGCTGGACGCCACCGGTGGGATCGCGCCACAGCGGCTCCGCGCCGGACGGCAGCAGGCGCCGCAGCATCTGGTCGGCGGTCCAGCGGACCGTGGCGACCGTCGGGATGCCCAGGCGCTGGTAGACCTCCGCGCGACGGGGGTCGTAGATGCGCGCCGCCACGTTCTCGATGCCGAACATCTCGCGGGCCACGCGGGCGGCGATGATGTTCGAGTTGTCACCACTGGAGACGGCGGCGAAGGCGCC
Protein-coding sequences here:
- a CDS encoding OB-fold nucleic acid binding domain-containing protein, which gives rise to MSAVPRSDRASEKPAGRFRRMLDRLSSSQEDLESEELREDSETTGCTRIGDCADRQMVTVTGTLRTVTLRPRAGVPALEAELFDGSAAVDVVWLGRRSIVGIEPGRKLIASGRISMSRGRRVLFNPKYELRPLGRE
- a CDS encoding PaaI family thioesterase; translated protein: MSGTSAALTPPADAIAPVRHPDAPAPGELLGAHYGHCFGCGGEQPHGLHLEARAGEGVTVTAEFTVRPAHQGAPGLAHGGVLATALDETLGSLNWLLQAIAVTGRLETDFVRPVPVDTVLFLSAEVTAVAGRKIYSTATGRIGGPDGPVAVRADALFIEVKVDHFIENGRPEEIEAAMSDPDQVRRARAFEVNP
- a CDS encoding DUF3093 domain-containing protein — its product is METSTTPYDERLTAPRSWWLITFMVGVVGAIILLPFGPLPLLGGFVGGLLIAAVITSSYGSARVRVVADSLVAGDAKIPLSALGEVHVLDAEEARAWRTYKADPRAFMLLRSYVTTAVRAEITDPSDPTPYVYLSTREPEALAKALSRA
- the dut gene encoding dUTP diphosphatase, with amino-acid sequence MLVRRVDPDVPLPSYEHPGDAGADLRTTEACELAPGERVVLPTGVSVALPEGYAAFVHPRSGLAARCGVALVNAPGTVDAGYRGEIKVIVVNLDPRESVRFERFDRIAQLVVQQVERVRFQEVAELPDSVRAEGGFGSTGGHAAVGGPTVAGNGADGQKGGNRYASVVSDREGQ
- a CDS encoding potassium channel family protein, with the translated sequence MRVAIAGAGAVGRSIAGELLENGHEVLLVDKAPTAISVERVPQAEWLLADACEITSLDEAALQRCNVVIAATGDDKVNLVVSLLAKTEYGVPRVVARVNNPKNEWLFNESWGVDVAVSTPRLMSALVEEAVSVGDLVRLLRFSHGDANLVELTLPEESALAGTRVGDVQWPQDTSLVTIIRGTRVLAPSAEDSLEAGDELLFVAAQAREEQLEDLLSVRREDA
- a CDS encoding response regulator, translated to MTRVLVVDDEPQIVRALVINLKARKYEVDAAADGAQALQLAAARHPDVIVLDLGLPDMDGVEVIKGLRGWTRVPILVLSARHSSDEKVEALDAGADDYVTKPFGMDELLARLRAAVRRAEPTGGTEDEGIVETSDFTVDMAAKKVNRGGHDVRLTPTEWHLLEVLVRNTGRLVSQKQLLQEVWGPSYGTETNYLRVYMAQLRRKLETDPSHPRHFVTEPGMGYRFER
- a CDS encoding sensor histidine kinase KdpD; translated protein: MGRGTRGKLRIYLGSAPGVGKTYAMLSEAHRRVERGTDCVVAFVEHHDRPRTEVMLHGLEQIPRKELAYRGTVFHEMDVDAVLLRAPAVALVDELAHTNVPGSRNAKRWQDVEELLGAGIDVISTVNIQHLESLGDVVDSITGVRQRETVPDEVVRRADQIELVDMSPQSLRRRMAHGNIYKSDKVDAALSNYFRPGNLTALRELALLWVADRADEYLQEYRGEHNIRSTWQARERIVVGLTGGPEGRTLIRRAARLAEKGAGGEVLAVYIARSDGLTAASPKELAVQRTLVEDLGGTFHHVIGDDIPAALLEFARGVNATQIVLGSSRRKTWQYMFGPGVGATVARESGPDLDVHIVTHDEVAKGRGLPVARGARLGRSRIVWGWLTGIGGPALLALVLTHTHSDLGLANDMLLFLSLTVAAALVGGLLPALASAAFGSLLLNYFFTPPLHLWTVADPRNIVAIVIFVGVAVSVASVVDLAARRTHQAARLRAESEILAFLAGSVLRGDTSLEALLERVRETFAMESVALLEREGDTAPWTCAASVGTQSLGRPEDADVDMPVGDHLALALTGRVLPAEDRRVLAAFAAQAAVVLDRQRLQSEADQARALAEGNRIRTALLAAVSHDLRTPLAGIKASVSSLRSEDVDWSPEDQAELLAGIEEGSDRLDHLVGNLLDMSRLQTGTVTPLIREIDLDEVVPMALVGVPDPDLNVDLDVPETLPMVSVDKGLLERAVANVVENAVKYSPPDKPVLVSASTLGDRVELRVVDRGPGVPDEAKDRIFEPFQRYGDAPRGAGVGLGLAVARGFTEAMGGTLGAEDTPGGGLTMVLTLRAATRTTPDTAPEAVRTAGQAAGQATGPQRGRHA
- a CDS encoding DUF4193 domain-containing protein, translating into MATDYDTPRKTDDDLNEDSIEELKSRRNDKSASNVDVDEFEAAEGLELPGADLSNEELAVRVLPKQQDEFTCMSCFLVHHRSQLAREKNGQPICRDCD
- a CDS encoding DUF3159 domain-containing protein — protein: MTSLDKPTEREPGVDQGAVTDKSVTEAALFEAFGGVRGMVETVLPGLLFVSIFTVNKDLHMSAIAALAVSLVLVVVRLVMKDTVKHAFSGVFGVAFGVVFAMMTGNAKAFYLPGMLYTLGLALAYIVTTLCGVPLIGLILGPVFKENLSWRTRNPGRKKAYAKASWAWGLILLAKCAILFPLYFWADTDSANTQFGWVLVALKIPPFLLAVWLTWVFLAKAPAPIDVFAEMEEKERQAEAEREQAQAASEENGRARHRREV
- a CDS encoding potassium channel family protein; translated protein: MHIVIMGCGRVGSQLAQTLEQQGHTVAVVDQDPTAFRRLGSGFGGRRVTGVGFDQDTLREAGIEEAGAFAAVSSGDNSNIIAARVAREMFGIENVAARIYDPRRAEVYQRLGIPTVATVRWTADQMLRRLLPSGAEPLWRDPTGGVQLAEVHASESWIGQKISRLQEETGVRVAFLTRLGEAILPTSQTVLQEGDLVHVMMRTDDVEKVEAAFAEGPEEGGQ
- a CDS encoding sensor histidine kinase; the encoded protein is MAAAPAPPSPAPPKPTWKPGTKAEPPFPWLRPTIRIRLTLLYGGMFLIAGILLLSIIYLLAAQALDVGGDLPFKVTDGHVISTSCNFPSGNISASELNDLMNGCVNKQRQHALDVLLSRSLMALMGLAVIAFAFGYAMAGRVLSPLGRITRTARRVAGTDLTRRIELDGPDDELKELSDTFDEMLDRLERAFTAQQRFVGNASHELRTPLAINRTLLEVHLSDPGAPVELQQLGKTLLATNERSEQLVEGLLLLARSDNQIVERKPVDLAEVASQAIDQARAEADEKGVEIRGECKEAVIQGNGVLLERIALNLVQNAVRYNIPEGGWVEVDTEAQHGQAVLVVANTGPVVPAYEIDNLFEPFRRLRTERTGSDKGVGLGLSIARSVARAHGGRITAEPREGGGLVMRVTLPI
- a CDS encoding DUF3710 domain-containing protein — its product is MFGRRNKNGAAEDAADEAEQVVDSVGSVDTDEQGSDRVRLEPEPRPDGPWDDSEVREPGEGRVDLGGVFVPGVEGMELRVEVAGDAIVAATVVLQDSAIQLQAFAAPKKEGIWGEVREEIASGITQQGGVIDEVEGPLGWELRAQVPVQLPDGTGGFQVVRFIGVDGPRWFLRGVISGQGAVQPQAAGLLEQIFRDTVVVRGEGPMAPRDPIVLKLPDDAQMVAESSQGDGGQEASRFSGGMGQLQRGPEITEVR